In one Haloplanus salinus genomic region, the following are encoded:
- a CDS encoding complex I subunit 4 family protein, with protein MIIEALIAVTFIAAMVVMLAPDEVAGRLAAVLSLLPVVGSLYMWSGFDATGNALMGGSVAFETKLSWLELGGYTLNWHVGVDGIALPLVVLTTLLSTLAIVSAWTPIDDRQSQFYGLMLFMEANLLGVFTALDFFVWFVFWEAVLLPMYFLIGVWGGPRRKYAAIKFFVYTNIASLAMFIGFIALVFGLGDSVSSLDMPAIAAALRAGELGSLYGIPAATLQSVAFIAMFLGFAVKVPIVPFHTWLPDAHVEAPSPVSVMLAGVLLKMGTYALLRFNFTMMPETATAFAVPIALIAVISVIYGAMLALAQQDLKRIVAYSSVSSMGYVILGLIAYTTYGVGGATFQMIAHGLISGLMFMAVGVIYNATHTRMVGDMSGMADRMPVTTGILIAGAFGYMGLPLMAGFAGEFFIFKGAFASTVTAGMPLYTAAAMFGIVIVAGYLLFAMQRTLFGAFRLETDYEVGPAALHETVPLAVLLVTIIVLGVAPDLFFGMIQDAVNPLLDFGGELS; from the coding sequence ATGATCATCGAGGCACTGATCGCCGTCACGTTCATCGCCGCCATGGTGGTGATGCTGGCTCCCGACGAGGTGGCCGGCCGTCTCGCCGCGGTGCTGAGTCTACTCCCCGTGGTCGGGAGCCTGTACATGTGGAGTGGGTTCGATGCGACCGGCAACGCCCTGATGGGCGGGTCGGTCGCGTTCGAGACGAAGCTGTCGTGGCTGGAACTCGGCGGTTACACGCTCAACTGGCACGTCGGCGTCGACGGCATCGCCCTGCCGCTGGTCGTGCTGACGACGCTCCTCTCGACGCTCGCCATCGTGAGTGCGTGGACGCCGATCGACGACCGCCAGTCGCAGTTCTACGGCCTGATGTTGTTCATGGAGGCGAACCTGCTCGGCGTCTTCACCGCGCTCGATTTCTTCGTCTGGTTCGTCTTCTGGGAGGCCGTCCTCCTGCCGATGTACTTCCTGATCGGCGTCTGGGGCGGCCCGCGACGGAAGTACGCCGCGATCAAGTTTTTCGTCTACACCAACATCGCGTCGCTCGCGATGTTCATCGGGTTCATCGCGCTGGTGTTCGGCCTCGGTGACTCGGTGTCGTCGCTCGATATGCCGGCCATCGCGGCCGCGCTCCGGGCGGGCGAACTCGGGTCGCTGTACGGCATCCCCGCCGCGACGTTGCAGTCCGTGGCCTTTATCGCCATGTTCCTCGGCTTCGCGGTGAAGGTGCCAATCGTCCCCTTCCACACGTGGCTGCCGGACGCCCACGTCGAGGCCCCGTCACCGGTGTCGGTGATGCTGGCGGGCGTCCTCCTGAAGATGGGGACCTACGCCTTGCTCCGGTTCAACTTCACCATGATGCCCGAGACGGCGACGGCCTTCGCCGTCCCCATCGCGTTGATCGCCGTGATCAGCGTCATCTACGGCGCGATGCTCGCGCTGGCCCAGCAGGACCTCAAGCGCATCGTCGCCTACTCCTCCGTCTCCTCGATGGGCTACGTCATCCTCGGGCTCATCGCCTACACCACCTACGGGGTCGGTGGGGCGACCTTCCAGATGATCGCCCACGGCCTCATCTCGGGGCTGATGTTCATGGCGGTCGGCGTCATCTACAACGCCACCCACACGCGGATGGTGGGCGACATGTCCGGCATGGCCGACCGGATGCCGGTGACGACCGGCATCCTGATCGCCGGCGCGTTCGGCTACATGGGGCTCCCCCTGATGGCCGGCTTCGCGGGCGAGTTCTTCATCTTCAAGGGCGCCTTCGCGTCGACGGTCACCGCCGGGATGCCCCTCTACACCGCCGCGGCGATGTTCGGCATCGTCATCGTCGCCGGCTACCTGCTCTTCGCGATGCAGCGGACGCTCTTCGGGGCGTTCCGCCTGGAGACCGACTACGAGGTCGGTCCCGCCGCGCTCCACGAGACGGTCCCGCTTGCCGTCCTCCTCGTGACGATCATCGTCCTCGGGGTCGCCCCCGACCTCTTTTTCGGGATGATCCAGGACGCGGTGAATCCGCTGCTGGACTTCGGAGGTGAGCTCTCGTGA
- a CDS encoding DUF7522 family protein, producing MSDQRDLVDPSLEEQLVSACRTAVGDSLRSVTYFTPDAYEQVYLRSDLEADADLAASVEHEAAGFRTQTAYEGSELGDYQYTLRVFKNGFMTRVIDGDRGVFVTTDGITVLRSKEVTEAIRSTLRVTAPAE from the coding sequence ATGTCCGACCAACGTGATCTCGTCGACCCGTCGCTCGAGGAGCAGTTGGTGAGCGCCTGCCGAACCGCCGTCGGGGACAGTTTGCGGAGCGTCACGTACTTCACGCCCGACGCGTACGAGCAGGTGTATCTCCGGTCCGATCTGGAGGCCGACGCCGACCTCGCGGCGTCCGTCGAACACGAGGCCGCGGGCTTCCGTACACAGACGGCGTACGAAGGGAGCGAACTCGGCGACTACCAGTACACGCTCCGGGTGTTCAAGAACGGATTCATGACGCGGGTCATCGACGGCGACCGCGGCGTCTTCGTGACGACGGACGGCATTACCGTCCTCAGATCGAAGGAAGTGACCGAGGCGATCCGGTCGACGTTGCGGGTGACGGCGCCGGCCGAGTGA
- the nuoL gene encoding NADH-quinone oxidoreductase subunit L encodes MAAFDYAPAIVLLPFLSFLVSLGGGKYLPKGGAFAGIAATAGSLLLSAWVFLTVAGGDVYNETLYTWAAGVGEGTTTLTFGLLLDPLAALMLLIVSLVALLVHVFSLGYMNDEGETGLPRYYAGLGLFTASMLGFVVADNLLMAFMFFELVGLCSYLLIGFWFRQEGPPSAAKKAFLVTRFGDYFFLVGVVAVFATFGTAKFAGEGAFPVLAEEALNGAADVTTFGFAPETWFTIVGLLVLGGVIGKSAQFPLHTWLPDAMEGPTPVSALIHAATMVAAGVYLVARMYGFYALSPTALGIIALVGGFTALAAATMGVVKREIKQVLAYSTISQYGYMMLGLGAGGYVAATFHLMTHAFFKALLFLGAGSVIIAMHHDEDMWNMGGLKERMPVTYYTFLAGSLALAGIFPFAGFWSKDEVLYETLIHGLGGSPLLLAGYAMGLVAVFFTGFYTFRMVFLTFHGEPRTDVARDPHGVRWNVKAPLVVLGTLAATVGVVNMVPVEKLLGIGGIDFLHQWLDGGFEALTAHHYGDVLPYSSAYIGGETTTVAVGAAVSLGLAIAGAGLAHVLYNVDDPTEHTEKLGAIKTLWYNNYYQDEYQVWIAKSVVLPLARLADTLDQGVVDGVVNGVSSVSLFTGSRIRRVQTGVVTNYAALLTLGLVALLVVFGVMGGWFV; translated from the coding sequence ATGGCGGCGTTCGACTACGCACCCGCGATCGTACTGCTCCCGTTCCTCTCGTTTCTCGTGTCGCTGGGAGGCGGCAAGTATCTACCCAAGGGGGGCGCGTTCGCCGGCATCGCAGCTACCGCCGGCTCCCTGCTGTTGTCGGCGTGGGTCTTCCTGACCGTCGCGGGCGGCGACGTCTACAACGAGACGCTCTACACGTGGGCGGCGGGCGTCGGCGAGGGGACGACCACCCTCACCTTCGGCCTGCTGCTCGACCCGCTGGCGGCTTTGATGTTGCTCATCGTCTCGCTGGTCGCTCTGTTGGTCCACGTCTTCAGCCTCGGATACATGAACGACGAAGGCGAGACCGGGCTGCCGCGCTACTACGCCGGCCTCGGCCTCTTTACCGCCTCCATGCTCGGGTTCGTCGTCGCCGACAACCTGCTGATGGCGTTCATGTTTTTCGAACTCGTCGGCCTCTGTTCGTATCTCCTGATCGGCTTCTGGTTCCGCCAGGAGGGGCCGCCGAGCGCGGCGAAGAAGGCGTTTCTGGTCACCCGGTTCGGTGACTACTTCTTCCTCGTCGGCGTCGTCGCCGTCTTCGCCACCTTCGGCACCGCGAAGTTCGCGGGCGAGGGGGCGTTCCCCGTCCTCGCCGAGGAGGCGCTGAACGGGGCGGCCGACGTGACTACCTTCGGCTTCGCGCCGGAGACGTGGTTCACCATCGTCGGTCTCCTGGTCCTCGGCGGCGTCATCGGGAAATCCGCGCAGTTCCCCCTGCACACGTGGCTCCCGGACGCCATGGAGGGTCCGACCCCCGTCTCCGCGCTCATCCACGCCGCGACGATGGTCGCGGCCGGCGTCTACCTGGTCGCGCGGATGTACGGCTTCTACGCCCTGTCGCCCACCGCCCTCGGGATCATCGCGCTGGTCGGCGGCTTCACCGCCCTCGCCGCCGCGACGATGGGCGTCGTCAAACGGGAGATCAAGCAGGTGCTCGCCTACTCCACCATCTCGCAGTACGGCTACATGATGCTGGGGCTGGGCGCCGGCGGCTACGTCGCCGCCACGTTCCACCTGATGACCCACGCCTTCTTCAAGGCGCTCCTGTTTCTCGGCGCGGGGTCGGTCATCATCGCCATGCACCACGACGAGGACATGTGGAACATGGGCGGCCTCAAAGAGCGGATGCCCGTGACGTACTACACGTTCCTCGCCGGGTCGCTCGCGCTCGCGGGCATCTTCCCCTTCGCCGGCTTCTGGTCGAAAGACGAGGTACTCTACGAGACGCTCATCCACGGACTCGGGGGGTCGCCCCTGCTGCTCGCGGGCTACGCGATGGGCCTCGTCGCCGTCTTCTTCACCGGCTTCTACACCTTCCGGATGGTGTTTCTGACCTTCCACGGGGAACCCCGGACCGACGTCGCTCGGGACCCACACGGCGTTCGCTGGAACGTCAAGGCCCCGCTGGTCGTGTTGGGGACGCTCGCCGCCACCGTCGGCGTCGTCAACATGGTCCCCGTCGAGAAACTGCTCGGAATCGGGGGCATCGACTTCCTGCACCAGTGGCTGGACGGTGGCTTCGAGGCGCTGACCGCCCACCACTACGGCGACGTGCTGCCCTACTCGTCGGCGTACATCGGCGGGGAGACGACGACGGTGGCCGTCGGCGCGGCCGTCTCGCTCGGCCTCGCCATCGCCGGCGCGGGGCTCGCACACGTCCTCTACAACGTCGACGATCCGACCGAGCACACCGAGAAACTCGGCGCGATCAAGACGCTCTGGTACAACAACTACTACCAGGACGAATACCAGGTCTGGATCGCGAAGTCGGTCGTCCTGCCGCTGGCTCGCTTGGCTGATACGCTCGATCAGGGTGTCGTCGACGGCGTCGTCAACGGCGTCTCGTCGGTGAGCCTGTTCACCGGGAGCCGGATTCGCCGCGTGCAGACTGGCGTCGTGACCAACTACGCCGCGCTCCTCACCCTCGGGCTGGTGGCGTTGCTCGTCGTCTTCGGCGTGATGGGAGGGTGGTTCGTATGA
- the nuoK gene encoding NADH-quinone oxidoreductase subunit NuoK: MVPVQWYLLLATAVFCIGLFGILTRQNALLFLMSVELMLNAANINLVAFSAYWGNVTGQTFSLFTMALAAAEVAVGIGIILVLYRNFNDVDVTLAKEMRW; the protein is encoded by the coding sequence ATGGTACCGGTACAGTGGTACCTCCTACTCGCGACCGCCGTGTTCTGTATCGGGCTGTTCGGCATTCTGACCCGGCAGAACGCGCTGTTGTTCCTGATGTCGGTCGAACTCATGCTGAACGCGGCCAACATCAACCTCGTGGCCTTCTCGGCGTACTGGGGCAACGTCACGGGACAGACGTTCAGCCTGTTCACGATGGCGCTGGCTGCCGCGGAGGTCGCGGTCGGCATCGGCATCATCCTCGTGCTGTATCGCAACTTCAACGACGTGGACGTGACGCTGGCCAAGGAGATGAGGTGGTAA
- a CDS encoding NADH-quinone oxidoreductase subunit N — translation MPIQTQLPTWAAVTPTLLLALTALVLFLVDSIDPDSTRPTALAGIAALGSVSALAVAGWFLLAGTGQTGSGGAIELYSGAIVVDGLSLFFTVIFASVAAMVSVASYDYLRDRTYQAEFYSLVMLAATGMSLMGSSGSLATVFVSLELTSLPSYALVAFLKKNRGSVEAGLKYFLVGAVSSAVFAFGISLIYAVTGSLLLSEVASAIGSAGDLVGVAGIGVVMIAGGFAFKTASVPFHFWAPEAYEGAPAPISAFLSSASKAAGFAVAFRVFAVAFPIDSVVSMGIDWPLLFAVLAVVTMTLGNFAAATQENVKRMLAYSSVGHAGYALIGLAALSSGGPNGSVMGASMAHLLVYGFMNTGAFLFVAMVEHWDVGRTFEDYNGLATQAPVACLAMTVFMFSLAGLPPFGGFLSKYALFYGAIQGGFWWLAAVGAINSALSLFYYSRVVKAMWIEDPSGTFDLGATPLGIYVAVLVAAVGTLVLLPAFGPVVETAQSAATALFA, via the coding sequence ATCCCGATTCAGACCCAACTGCCGACGTGGGCCGCCGTCACGCCGACGCTGCTGCTCGCCCTGACGGCGCTCGTCCTGTTCCTCGTCGACAGCATCGACCCGGATTCGACCCGACCGACGGCGCTCGCCGGTATCGCGGCGCTCGGGAGCGTCTCGGCGCTCGCCGTCGCCGGCTGGTTCCTGCTCGCGGGCACCGGTCAGACCGGCAGCGGTGGCGCCATCGAGCTCTACAGTGGCGCCATCGTCGTCGACGGGCTGAGCCTCTTTTTCACGGTTATCTTCGCCAGCGTCGCCGCCATGGTGTCGGTGGCGAGCTACGATTACCTGCGAGACCGGACCTACCAGGCGGAGTTCTACTCCCTGGTGATGCTGGCGGCGACGGGAATGAGCCTCATGGGCTCGTCGGGGTCGCTGGCGACGGTGTTCGTCAGCCTCGAACTCACCTCGCTGCCTTCGTACGCGCTCGTCGCGTTCCTGAAGAAGAACCGCGGGAGCGTCGAGGCGGGGCTGAAGTACTTCCTCGTCGGCGCCGTCTCCTCCGCCGTCTTCGCCTTCGGCATCTCCCTGATTTACGCCGTCACCGGGTCGTTGCTCCTCTCCGAGGTGGCGAGCGCCATCGGCTCGGCGGGTGACCTCGTCGGCGTCGCAGGTATCGGCGTCGTGATGATCGCCGGTGGCTTCGCGTTCAAGACGGCCTCCGTCCCCTTCCACTTCTGGGCGCCGGAGGCGTACGAGGGCGCCCCCGCCCCGATCAGTGCCTTTCTCTCGTCGGCGTCGAAGGCGGCCGGCTTCGCCGTCGCCTTCCGCGTCTTCGCGGTGGCCTTCCCCATCGACTCCGTCGTCTCGATGGGTATCGACTGGCCGCTGCTTTTCGCCGTCCTCGCCGTCGTCACGATGACGCTCGGTAACTTCGCGGCGGCGACCCAGGAGAACGTCAAGCGGATGCTCGCGTACTCCTCCGTGGGGCACGCGGGCTACGCGCTGATCGGACTCGCGGCGCTTTCCTCCGGCGGCCCCAACGGAAGCGTCATGGGTGCGAGCATGGCCCATCTGCTCGTCTACGGCTTCATGAACACGGGCGCGTTCCTGTTCGTCGCCATGGTCGAACACTGGGACGTCGGCCGGACCTTCGAGGACTACAACGGTCTCGCGACGCAGGCGCCCGTAGCCTGCCTCGCGATGACCGTCTTCATGTTCTCGCTGGCCGGCCTGCCGCCCTTCGGCGGCTTCCTCTCGAAGTACGCCCTCTTCTACGGGGCGATCCAGGGTGGCTTCTGGTGGCTCGCCGCCGTCGGCGCTATCAACAGCGCGCTGTCGCTGTTCTACTACTCCAGAGTGGTGAAAGCCATGTGGATCGAGGACCCGTCCGGCACGTTCGACCTCGGCGCGACGCCGCTCGGCATCTACGTCGCGGTGCTCGTCGCCGCCGTCGGAACGCTCGTCCTCCTGCCGGCGTTCGGCCCCGTCGTCGAGACGGCCCAGAGCGCCGCGACGGCGCTGTTCGCGTAA